The following proteins come from a genomic window of Spongiibacter tropicus DSM 19543:
- a CDS encoding crotonase/enoyl-CoA hydratase family protein has translation MATELPISTKNCIVEKDGHVLIVTLNRPEAKNAFSPEMLLGLYKAWRLLDEDDDLRCAILTANGDTFCAGMDLKAGADGEQRSTEEFMELMGQVPNIHWQALLRDNRPCKPLILAVEGYALAGGTEILQGTDIRVAAEDAIFGVTEVARGLYPMSGSTIRLRKQIPYCIAAEILLLGEHVTAQQALDFGLINRIVPKGETLNEAKKIAEKICANGPLAVKAVTRSLREHTEHLSEDEAMLKSDELAGPVFASKDAKEGMRAFKEKRPAQFTGE, from the coding sequence ATGGCGACTGAACTGCCTATCAGCACTAAGAACTGTATCGTTGAAAAAGACGGCCACGTGCTGATCGTGACCCTGAACCGCCCCGAGGCAAAGAATGCCTTCAGCCCGGAAATGCTGCTGGGTCTGTATAAAGCCTGGCGTTTGCTGGACGAAGACGATGATTTGCGCTGTGCCATCCTCACCGCAAATGGTGACACCTTCTGCGCCGGTATGGACCTGAAAGCAGGCGCCGATGGCGAGCAGCGCAGCACCGAGGAATTCATGGAGCTGATGGGTCAGGTGCCAAACATTCACTGGCAGGCTCTGCTCCGCGACAACCGCCCCTGCAAGCCGCTGATTCTGGCCGTTGAGGGCTACGCGCTGGCCGGTGGGACAGAAATTCTGCAAGGCACTGACATCCGCGTCGCGGCTGAAGATGCCATCTTTGGTGTTACCGAGGTGGCTCGCGGCCTGTATCCCATGTCGGGTTCTACCATTCGTCTGCGTAAACAGATTCCCTACTGCATCGCCGCTGAAATTCTGTTGCTGGGTGAGCACGTGACGGCACAGCAGGCACTGGATTTTGGTCTGATCAACCGCATTGTGCCCAAGGGCGAAACCCTGAACGAAGCCAAGAAAATTGCCGAGAAAATCTGTGCCAATGGCCCCTTGGCGGTGAAAGCGGTAACCCGCTCTCTGCGTGAGCACACCGAGCACCTGTCAGAAGATGAAGCCATGCTCAAATCTGACGAGCTGGCCGGCCCGGTGTTTGCCTCCAAGGATGCCAAAGAAGGCATGCGTGCTTTCAAAGAAAAACGCCCCGCGCAGTTCACCGGCGAATAA
- a CDS encoding acyl-CoA synthetase produces MSMHFNLADLFEAVADKVPSREALICGDSRSTYADLEKGANRMAHYLASQGVKAGDHVGLYMYNCSEYLEAMLACFKVRAVPINVNYRYVKDELLYIFDNADMVACIHHREFAPHIAEVREAAKKLKVFVSVDDGSGADLGAIGSVDYKEAQQTQDDSRDFGERADDDYFILYTGGTTGMPKGVMWPHKNVFFAAMGGGGHFSPDGPCEKPEDISSRVTEHPLTGIALAPLMHGASWWYACIQLLAGNKLVLNHNRSFDGEQVWQIVADEKVNAIQIVGDAMAIPLLDALDANPDRWDLSAVFNVGSGGAIFSDAKQDAFKKHFPNCFVTNAFGSSEGGQMGMDNGSRKNQTGLGNVSRTDYMDVIIDEDDQPRRHAELGETGIFARAGYIPMGYYNDPEKTAKTFVEVDGKTWLLTGDAAKLEEDGSITVFGRGSNCINSGGEKIFPEEVEDALKAHDGIFDALVVGVPDERWGSRVSAVIQARDGVALDLKNVQEHCRQHVAGYKVPREVHLIAEIPRAPSGKPDYKTAKAFALSGEGQVS; encoded by the coding sequence ATGAGCATGCATTTTAATCTTGCGGATTTGTTTGAAGCCGTCGCTGACAAAGTACCGAGCCGCGAAGCGTTGATCTGTGGCGATAGCCGCTCCACTTATGCCGATCTGGAGAAAGGCGCAAATCGCATGGCCCACTACCTTGCCAGTCAAGGCGTCAAGGCGGGCGATCACGTTGGCCTGTACATGTACAACTGCAGCGAATATCTGGAGGCCATGTTGGCCTGCTTCAAAGTTCGCGCAGTGCCCATCAACGTTAACTACCGTTACGTTAAAGACGAACTGCTCTATATCTTCGACAATGCCGACATGGTGGCCTGTATTCACCACCGTGAATTCGCACCCCATATTGCTGAAGTGCGCGAAGCGGCGAAAAAGCTGAAAGTCTTTGTATCGGTTGATGATGGCAGTGGTGCTGATCTCGGCGCCATTGGCTCGGTAGATTACAAAGAGGCTCAGCAAACGCAGGATGACAGTCGCGATTTCGGTGAGCGAGCAGACGACGACTACTTCATCTTGTACACCGGCGGCACTACGGGTATGCCCAAGGGCGTTATGTGGCCGCACAAAAATGTTTTCTTTGCGGCGATGGGTGGCGGCGGCCACTTCTCTCCCGACGGCCCCTGTGAAAAGCCTGAAGACATCAGCAGCCGCGTCACTGAGCACCCGCTGACCGGGATTGCGCTGGCGCCGCTGATGCACGGTGCATCATGGTGGTACGCCTGTATTCAATTGCTTGCGGGCAACAAGCTGGTCCTGAACCATAACCGTTCTTTTGACGGTGAGCAGGTATGGCAAATCGTTGCTGACGAGAAGGTCAACGCGATTCAGATTGTCGGTGATGCCATGGCGATTCCGCTGCTGGACGCTCTGGACGCCAATCCCGACCGCTGGGATCTGTCAGCTGTCTTCAACGTAGGCTCCGGTGGCGCGATTTTCTCTGACGCCAAGCAGGACGCGTTTAAGAAACACTTCCCCAACTGTTTTGTCACCAATGCCTTCGGTTCATCCGAGGGCGGTCAGATGGGGATGGATAACGGCAGCCGCAAGAACCAGACCGGCCTCGGCAATGTTTCGCGTACAGACTATATGGACGTGATCATTGACGAAGACGACCAACCGCGTCGTCACGCAGAGCTGGGTGAGACCGGTATTTTTGCTCGCGCTGGCTACATTCCCATGGGCTATTACAACGACCCTGAGAAAACTGCCAAGACCTTCGTGGAAGTGGATGGCAAAACCTGGTTGCTGACCGGTGACGCGGCCAAACTGGAAGAAGATGGCTCTATCACGGTGTTCGGTCGCGGCTCGAACTGTATCAACAGTGGTGGTGAGAAAATCTTCCCGGAAGAAGTCGAAGATGCACTGAAGGCTCACGACGGCATTTTTGATGCCCTCGTCGTCGGTGTGCCCGACGAGCGTTGGGGCAGCCGTGTGAGCGCGGTTATCCAAGCGCGTGATGGCGTAGCGCTGGACCTGAAGAATGTTCAGGAGCACTGCCGTCAGCATGTGGCGGGCTACAAGGTCCCTCGTGAAGTGCATCTGATTGCGGAAATTCCCCGTGCGCCGAGTGGCAAGCCTGACTACAAAACGGCTAAAGCCTTTGCGCTGAGTGGTGAGGGACAGGTTTCCTGA
- a CDS encoding thiolase domain-containing protein, translated as MAQLAAVVGVGQTKYKTKRADVSIAGLVREAAQNALNDAGLGWDEIDAVILGKAPDMFEGVIMPELYLTDALGCNGKPMLRVHTAGSVGGSTAIVAASYVQSGVFKRILTVSFEKQSESNAMWALSNPQPFSPHLNAGAGGYFAPIIREYMRRSKAPYDAGIKVAVKDRLHGAKNPLAHLQLPEINMKEVEDSPMLWEPLRFLEACPSSDGACAMVIANEELAAQSPGKPAWIRGAAMRSEPTMYAGREQVNPQAGRDCAKDVYKQAGISNPRKDLDCAEVYVPFSWYEPMWLENLGFAEEGKGWELTMSGATSLIEGGDIPWNCSGGVLCSNPIGASGMIRFAEAAQQVRGAAGDHQVDGAKTALGHAYGGGAQFYSMWVVSSEKH; from the coding sequence ATGGCTCAATTAGCTGCTGTGGTCGGCGTCGGTCAGACCAAATACAAAACCAAGCGTGCCGACGTATCTATCGCCGGCCTGGTGCGCGAAGCTGCGCAAAATGCCCTGAATGATGCCGGTTTGGGCTGGGATGAAATCGATGCGGTCATCCTGGGTAAAGCCCCCGATATGTTTGAAGGCGTGATCATGCCCGAGCTGTATCTGACCGATGCACTGGGCTGTAACGGCAAACCCATGCTGCGTGTTCACACGGCCGGCTCGGTGGGTGGCTCAACCGCGATCGTGGCGGCCTCCTATGTTCAGAGTGGTGTGTTCAAGCGCATTTTGACCGTCTCTTTCGAGAAGCAGTCAGAATCCAACGCCATGTGGGCGCTGTCTAACCCTCAGCCATTTTCCCCACACCTCAATGCCGGTGCGGGTGGTTACTTCGCGCCGATCATTCGCGAGTATATGCGCCGTTCCAAAGCGCCCTATGACGCGGGGATCAAGGTGGCAGTGAAAGACCGCCTGCACGGTGCGAAGAATCCGCTGGCGCATTTGCAGCTTCCCGAAATCAACATGAAAGAAGTTGAAGACAGCCCCATGCTGTGGGAGCCGCTGCGCTTCCTGGAAGCTTGCCCATCGTCTGATGGTGCCTGTGCCATGGTCATTGCCAACGAAGAGTTGGCGGCTCAGTCACCCGGCAAACCGGCGTGGATTCGCGGTGCAGCGATGCGCTCAGAGCCCACCATGTATGCGGGTCGCGAGCAGGTTAACCCTCAAGCTGGCCGCGACTGTGCCAAAGATGTGTACAAGCAGGCCGGTATCAGCAATCCGCGCAAAGACCTCGACTGTGCCGAAGTCTATGTGCCGTTCTCCTGGTACGAGCCCATGTGGCTGGAAAATCTCGGCTTTGCTGAAGAAGGCAAGGGCTGGGAGCTGACCATGAGCGGTGCTACGTCCCTGATAGAAGGCGGTGACATCCCCTGGAACTGTTCCGGTGGTGTACTGTGCTCCAACCCCATTGGGGCTTCCGGCATGATTCGTTTTGCCGAGGCGGCGCAGCAGGTACGCGGCGCGGCTGGCGACCATCAGGTAGACGGCGCTAAAACCGCCCTGGGTCACGCCTACGGTGGTGGTGCCCAGTTCTACTCAATGTGGGTGGTCAGCAGCGAGAAGCATTAA
- a CDS encoding thiolase domain-containing protein, producing MRDVAIVAFAQSDCMRDAGARNEVELIMPVLTEVYKQAGLQSAQDVDFTCSGSCDYQQGAAFAFVAGVDALGAVPPIKESHVEMDAAWALYESWLKIQMGQAESALIYGFGKSSPGELPIVLSQQLDPYYLAPLWVDTIAFAAMQARTMLDQGLITEKDMAEVVANSRRNAMNNPHAQLKGDVSAEQLLEEPVYEAPLRRHDCCPISDGACAMVICTVEKAKEWGKPYAVIKGIDHRIETHHIGSRDLTQSVSTKQAAEAAGLGNGDVDIAEIYAPFSHQEIILRRALGLGDSTKVNQSGGVLAGNLMMASGLSRIGEVAMRLINGEGKRGVAHATSGPCLQQNLVTVLEAQ from the coding sequence ATGCGCGATGTAGCGATTGTAGCTTTTGCCCAGTCCGACTGTATGCGTGACGCCGGTGCGCGCAACGAAGTTGAGCTGATCATGCCCGTGCTCACCGAAGTCTATAAACAGGCCGGTTTGCAGAGTGCACAGGATGTAGATTTCACTTGCTCGGGTAGCTGCGACTACCAGCAGGGCGCCGCGTTTGCCTTTGTGGCAGGTGTCGATGCTCTGGGTGCCGTACCGCCGATCAAAGAATCTCACGTTGAAATGGATGCTGCCTGGGCGCTGTACGAATCCTGGCTGAAAATCCAGATGGGACAGGCCGAATCGGCACTGATTTACGGTTTCGGTAAATCGTCTCCCGGTGAACTCCCTATCGTTCTGTCTCAGCAACTGGATCCCTACTACCTGGCGCCATTGTGGGTAGACACCATCGCTTTTGCAGCGATGCAAGCGCGGACCATGCTGGATCAGGGGCTGATCACTGAGAAAGACATGGCCGAGGTGGTTGCCAACTCCCGTCGCAACGCCATGAACAATCCCCACGCACAGTTGAAGGGCGATGTCTCTGCCGAGCAACTGCTGGAAGAGCCGGTTTACGAGGCGCCCCTGCGTCGCCACGACTGCTGCCCGATTTCCGACGGTGCCTGCGCCATGGTGATCTGTACTGTCGAGAAGGCGAAAGAGTGGGGCAAGCCCTACGCGGTAATCAAGGGTATCGACCACCGTATCGAGACTCATCACATTGGTTCGCGCGACCTGACTCAATCGGTATCTACCAAGCAAGCTGCTGAGGCCGCTGGCCTGGGCAATGGTGATGTGGATATCGCTGAAATCTATGCGCCGTTCAGCCATCAGGAAATTATTCTGCGTCGGGCACTTGGCCTAGGCGACAGCACTAAAGTCAACCAGTCTGGTGGTGTGTTGGCCGGAAATCTGATGATGGCCTCTGGTCTGTCTCGCATCGGCGAAGTCGCCATGCGTTTGATCAACGGCGAAGGCAAGCGCGGTGTGGCGCATGCGACTTCTGGTCCGTGTCTGCAACAGAACCTGGTAACTGTACTGGAGGCCCAATAA